A genomic stretch from Nocardia wallacei includes:
- a CDS encoding MlaD family protein: MPPYILPGTEVGPRRARVLGACAVLLALVLVVGWRVQPERRPADEIRVALLTGHVGEGIEPGTDVRLDGVRVGSVISIDTAAPGRQRVELGLLRSQLFGLSDALTVDYAPGNLFGISAVQLHSRGGGQLLADGSTIDLTGRNADRVQDATLSALLRSTGQLTNDVLTPQLSDLLHKTSQDLTAFTPLLQALGTTIRSYTETQRLPPSLLFDRYGSVLTGLPPMLTGAITLLYGDLTNAYLANPDNLTRYGDLWTNVQNLLLPAATRTLGTARGYFGELLPIAPLILDRLSSSVSTPERSAGQLSELLDRLDAAFHDSPTGPVLHAGVELDSVPGLSAPLSATVGGGHP, from the coding sequence ATGCCTCCCTACATCCTGCCCGGCACCGAGGTCGGGCCGCGCCGTGCCCGCGTCCTCGGCGCCTGCGCCGTGCTGCTGGCCCTGGTCCTCGTCGTCGGCTGGCGCGTGCAGCCCGAGCGCCGCCCGGCGGACGAGATCCGGGTCGCGCTGCTCACCGGCCATGTGGGCGAGGGGATCGAACCGGGCACCGACGTGCGGCTCGACGGCGTGCGCGTCGGGTCGGTCATCTCGATCGACACCGCGGCGCCGGGCCGCCAGCGCGTCGAACTGGGTTTGCTGCGGTCGCAGCTGTTCGGGCTGTCCGACGCGCTGACCGTCGACTACGCACCCGGCAATCTGTTCGGAATCAGTGCGGTGCAACTACATTCGCGCGGCGGCGGGCAGCTGCTGGCCGACGGCTCCACGATCGACCTGACCGGGCGCAACGCCGACCGGGTGCAGGATGCCACGCTCTCGGCGCTGCTGCGCTCGACCGGGCAGCTCACCAACGACGTCCTCACCCCGCAGCTGTCCGACCTGCTGCACAAGACCTCACAGGACCTCACGGCCTTCACCCCGCTGCTGCAGGCGCTGGGCACGACCATCCGTTCGTACACCGAGACGCAGCGGTTGCCACCGTCGCTGCTGTTCGACCGGTACGGCTCGGTGCTGACCGGTTTGCCGCCCATGCTGACCGGTGCGATCACCCTGCTCTACGGCGACCTGACCAACGCCTACCTGGCGAATCCGGACAACCTGACCCGTTACGGCGACCTGTGGACCAACGTGCAGAACCTGCTGCTGCCCGCGGCCACCCGAACGCTCGGCACCGCGCGGGGCTACTTCGGTGAGCTGCTGCCCATCGCCCCGCTGATTCTCGATCGGCTCTCGTCCTCGGTGAGCACGCCGGAACGTTCGGCGGGACAGCTCAGCGAGCTGCTCGACCGGCTCGACGCCGCGTTCCACGATTCACCGACGGGTCCGGTGTTGCACGCCGGGGTCGAATTGGACTCGGTCCCAGGGCTTTCCGCGCCACTGTCGGCCACGGTCGGCGGGGGGCACCCGTGA
- a CDS encoding MlaD family protein, producing the protein MNARAAVSLSAIGAVLILGITYMTVGVLHLDPRRSHITAEMRLADSGGLGPNAPVLLRGVQVGLTKEVRKQAAGVLVRLEIDDRYRIPVASDVVIEQLSALGEPYIEFEPADGSGPYLRNGQLVPTDRIRTPMTITALSARLVELMNQIHPEVMGRLVDTFGRALSGTDTTVRTLQRSTTLLATTLLSRTPAIRRLFSDIQAMGGDIDWLGPSLAAAGPEFGDFGRYLNRIVEQGSGLVDARPTSVYFTGDGVVSFLDTTTALLDKIGPSLAPLGPVLQPVVADAVRRTPHIDISTLIDQALSAVDTDGTVRFRISVK; encoded by the coding sequence ATGAATGCGCGTGCGGCCGTGTCCCTTTCGGCGATCGGCGCGGTGCTGATCCTCGGCATCACCTATATGACCGTCGGTGTGCTGCACCTGGATCCGCGCCGATCGCACATCACGGCCGAGATGCGGCTCGCCGATTCGGGCGGTCTCGGCCCGAACGCCCCGGTGCTGCTGCGCGGGGTGCAGGTCGGTCTCACCAAGGAGGTGCGCAAACAGGCCGCCGGTGTGCTCGTGCGGCTCGAGATCGACGACCGGTACCGGATTCCGGTCGCCAGCGATGTCGTCATCGAACAGTTGTCCGCGCTCGGCGAGCCCTACATCGAGTTCGAGCCCGCCGACGGCAGCGGGCCGTACCTGCGGAACGGCCAACTCGTGCCGACCGACCGGATCCGCACGCCGATGACCATCACAGCGCTGTCGGCACGGCTGGTCGAACTCATGAACCAGATTCATCCCGAGGTGATGGGCCGCCTGGTCGACACCTTCGGTCGCGCGCTGTCGGGCACGGACACGACCGTGCGGACCCTGCAGCGGTCGACCACGCTGCTGGCCACCACCCTGCTCAGCCGCACGCCCGCCATCCGCCGGCTGTTCAGCGACATTCAGGCGATGGGCGGCGACATCGACTGGCTCGGGCCGTCACTCGCCGCGGCGGGTCCGGAATTCGGCGACTTCGGCCGCTACCTGAACCGGATCGTGGAACAGGGGTCGGGGCTGGTCGATGCCCGACCGACGTCGGTGTACTTCACCGGCGACGGAGTGGTGTCCTTCCTCGACACCACGACGGCGCTGCTGGACAAGATCGGCCCGAGCCTCGCCCCGCTGGGCCCGGTCCTGCAGCCGGTGGTCGCCGACGCGGTCCGCCGCACGCCGCACATCGATATCAGCACATTGATCGATCAGGCGCTGTCCGCCGTCGACACCGACGGGACAGTGCGTTTCCGAATCAGCGTGAAATAG
- a CDS encoding ABC transporter permease: MTATPYLPAGLRWANRMRGRLHPLSPIESIGFAIGFGWQVFTSLPYTLRRYRRQTIMVITDMTWGRGSVIIGGGVVPLMLLLGAAMGASIGIEAYSALNLLSLGQLSGLISAFGVTRELAPIAAGVGFAAQAGCRMTAEIGSMRISEEIDALESLGIRSVPFVVTTRVLAGIVAVAPAFVVALILSYLSCEVIVTTVHGTPTGTYDHYFDQFVLGWDVIAATIKVVVFAIAVVLVHCYQGYFATGGPEGVGIGSGRAIRASLVSIIALDMFATIVLWGFQSPITFTG; the protein is encoded by the coding sequence ATGACCGCGACGCCGTACCTGCCGGCCGGACTGCGGTGGGCCAACCGGATGCGCGGCCGGCTGCATCCGCTGAGCCCGATCGAGTCGATCGGCTTCGCGATCGGGTTCGGCTGGCAGGTGTTCACCTCGCTGCCCTACACCCTGCGCCGCTACCGCCGCCAGACGATCATGGTGATCACCGACATGACCTGGGGCCGCGGCTCGGTCATCATCGGCGGCGGGGTGGTGCCGCTGATGCTGCTGCTGGGCGCGGCGATGGGCGCGTCCATCGGCATCGAGGCCTACAGCGCGCTCAATCTGCTCTCCCTCGGCCAGCTCAGCGGCCTCATCTCGGCCTTCGGCGTCACCCGGGAGCTGGCACCGATCGCGGCGGGGGTGGGGTTCGCCGCGCAGGCCGGGTGCCGGATGACGGCCGAGATCGGCTCCATGCGCATCTCCGAGGAGATCGACGCGCTCGAATCGCTCGGCATCCGGTCGGTGCCGTTCGTCGTGACGACCCGGGTGCTCGCCGGAATCGTCGCTGTCGCACCGGCTTTCGTGGTGGCGCTGATTCTCAGCTACCTGTCCTGCGAGGTGATCGTGACAACCGTCCACGGCACCCCGACCGGTACCTACGACCACTACTTCGACCAGTTCGTGCTGGGCTGGGACGTCATCGCGGCGACGATCAAGGTGGTCGTCTTCGCGATCGCGGTCGTGCTGGTCCATTGCTACCAAGGCTATTTCGCCACGGGCGGACCCGAGGGCGTCGGCATCGGCTCCGGTCGCGCCATCCGCGCCAGCCTGGTGTCGATCATCGCGCTCGACATGTTCGCCACCATCGTCCTGTGGGGCTTCCAGTCCCCCATCACATTCACCGGGTGA
- a CDS encoding MlaD family protein has product MKRLVTRAAVGLALVLTAAGCDVQPADIPVPGVGVDGPTYPLRIEFADVLNLPQGAKVIANGVRVGQLRAVTVVDPDPGRSKGYVVADVDIRDSVRLPRGTTAELRQETPLGDVHIALTEPAVPAADRLRPGATIPLADTTQSPPIEDILAGLSTFVGSGAVSDVQDIVRKMNGIMPKDPSDTTRIAGTLGADLTDLGADLDSVDHVLDGLQATVTDGLGANTPYFDELLTPYGVRQTTASVNAQIGVILVLTALGPIGPASAWLGPLLRSVDGTARAVVPMLFGNHPFDTGSPSNSKKLVDLINNKIVPFADHGPKVDLVELNPRERTGRIVDSLRMIGVVR; this is encoded by the coding sequence ATGAAACGACTGGTCACCCGGGCGGCGGTCGGTCTCGCGCTGGTGCTCACCGCCGCCGGATGCGACGTCCAGCCCGCCGACATCCCGGTGCCGGGGGTCGGCGTCGACGGACCGACCTACCCCCTGCGCATCGAATTCGCCGATGTGCTCAATCTGCCGCAGGGCGCCAAGGTCATCGCGAACGGCGTCCGAGTGGGACAGCTGCGCGCGGTCACCGTCGTGGATCCGGACCCGGGCCGGAGCAAGGGGTATGTGGTGGCCGACGTCGACATCCGAGATTCGGTGCGGCTGCCGCGCGGCACCACCGCCGAACTGCGCCAGGAGACTCCGCTCGGCGACGTGCACATCGCGCTCACCGAACCGGCCGTACCGGCGGCGGACCGGCTACGGCCGGGCGCGACGATCCCGCTCGCCGATACCACCCAGTCACCGCCCATCGAGGACATCCTGGCCGGATTGTCGACCTTCGTCGGCAGCGGCGCGGTGTCCGACGTGCAGGACATCGTCCGCAAGATGAACGGCATCATGCCGAAGGACCCCAGCGATACCACCCGGATCGCGGGCACGCTCGGTGCCGACCTCACCGATCTGGGCGCCGATCTGGATTCCGTCGACCACGTTCTGGACGGCCTGCAGGCCACCGTGACCGACGGATTGGGCGCCAACACACCGTATTTCGACGAACTGCTGACCCCCTATGGTGTCCGGCAGACCACCGCGTCGGTGAATGCCCAGATCGGCGTCATCCTCGTGCTGACCGCGCTGGGCCCGATCGGGCCCGCCTCCGCCTGGCTGGGCCCGCTGCTGCGGTCGGTCGACGGCACCGCCCGCGCCGTGGTGCCCATGCTGTTCGGCAACCACCCCTTCGATACCGGTTCGCCGTCGAATTCGAAGAAGCTGGTCGACCTGATCAACAACAAGATCGTTCCCTTCGCCGACCACGGACCGAAGGTCGACCTGGTGGAGCTGAACCCGCGGGAGCGGACCGGCCGCATCGTCGACAGCCTGCGCATGATCGGAGTGGTGCGATGA
- a CDS encoding MCE family protein gives MQQMRGRARFAALRAALRGRGGDARGSELRWGIAGVIAVVLLVIAIGAVYVTGTTPEKEYSAELAQAGSIRTGDDVRVAGIPVGKVKSLTLLPDRVRMTFTVDDKVFVGDQTTLGIRMLTVVGGYYLAVQPAGTRPLGSATIPRERVTLPYNLTQVFQDAVRPVQEIDGNVLRETLSSLSTAVDGGPDSFRAALRAVGDLTAIMNRQHADISRTLALADEYLTALRQNSDVLVRLIYALAGMEDVIRNNKTEISEALADLGTVLHGLTPLGRAWDTKLKERAQPLADEAIPKLRELGSRLGTLLDAVRDLEQRLLPLLPGGGGVTVDQSAATISLPSVCVPVPGGGC, from the coding sequence ATGCAACAGATGAGGGGCCGAGCGCGTTTCGCCGCCCTGCGCGCCGCGCTCCGGGGCCGCGGCGGTGATGCTCGCGGTTCCGAGCTCCGCTGGGGCATAGCCGGTGTGATCGCCGTCGTGCTGCTGGTCATCGCGATCGGCGCGGTCTACGTCACCGGCACCACCCCCGAGAAGGAGTATTCCGCCGAGCTGGCGCAGGCCGGGTCGATCCGGACCGGCGACGATGTCCGGGTCGCGGGGATTCCGGTCGGCAAGGTGAAATCGCTGACGCTGCTGCCGGATCGGGTGCGGATGACGTTCACGGTCGACGACAAGGTGTTCGTCGGGGATCAGACCACGCTCGGCATCCGCATGCTGACCGTCGTCGGCGGCTACTACCTGGCCGTGCAGCCCGCGGGCACCCGGCCGCTGGGCTCGGCGACCATTCCGCGCGAGCGAGTCACGTTGCCGTACAACCTCACTCAGGTATTCCAGGATGCCGTGCGGCCGGTCCAGGAGATCGACGGCAACGTGCTGCGCGAAACCCTCTCGTCGCTGTCCACCGCGGTCGACGGCGGCCCGGATTCGTTCCGCGCCGCGCTCCGGGCGGTCGGCGACCTGACCGCGATCATGAACCGGCAGCACGCCGACATCTCGCGCACGCTCGCGCTGGCCGACGAGTATCTGACGGCGCTGCGCCAGAACTCCGACGTGCTGGTGCGCCTGATCTACGCGCTGGCGGGCATGGAGGACGTCATCCGTAACAACAAGACCGAGATCTCGGAGGCGCTGGCCGATCTGGGCACTGTCCTGCACGGCCTCACCCCCTTGGGCCGCGCCTGGGACACGAAGCTGAAGGAGCGGGCCCAGCCGCTCGCCGACGAGGCGATCCCGAAGCTGCGAGAACTCGGCTCGCGGCTCGGCACACTGCTCGACGCGGTGCGCGATCTGGAACAGCGGCTGCTGCCCCTGCTGCCGGGTGGCGGCGGCGTGACGGTCGATCAGTCCGCGGCGACGATCTCGCTGCCCAGCGTCTGCGTTCCCGTCCCGGGCGGAGGTTGCTGA
- a CDS encoding MlaD family protein, giving the protein MTTRSLLLRLAVAAVLTIVVLLGVLRVIERPVRGDTDTYTAMFTDANGLRTGDDVRLYGVQVGKVRDVELAGALARVRFTVTRDHPLFDGGKLAIRYQNLTGFRYLEIQQPDRPERRRDPKAVFETADTIPAFDITTLFKGLQPVLAELSPAEINQFATSMLAVIQGDGTGLGPALDAVDKLSRHVSDRQAVVSTLVSNLATISDHLGGRSGNTMELMANLTNLFVNITDKLPGLVQFSRTIPPILKPLRSTLATLGVSGDRGQDLDALLQHAIPDPHEAAVVFGRLPGLLQTMAAAVPPSGPDAALTCSHGTAAAPAPLQLLISGQRITLCNR; this is encoded by the coding sequence GTGACGACCCGATCGCTGCTACTCCGCCTCGCCGTGGCCGCGGTGCTCACGATCGTCGTGCTACTCGGCGTGCTGCGGGTGATCGAACGTCCGGTCCGGGGCGACACCGACACCTACACGGCGATGTTCACCGACGCCAACGGCTTGCGCACCGGGGACGATGTGCGCCTCTACGGCGTCCAGGTCGGCAAGGTCCGCGATGTCGAGTTGGCCGGCGCCCTCGCACGAGTGCGCTTCACCGTGACCCGCGATCATCCGCTGTTCGACGGCGGCAAGCTCGCCATCCGGTATCAGAACCTCACCGGTTTCCGCTATCTGGAGATCCAGCAGCCCGACCGGCCCGAGCGCCGCCGCGATCCGAAGGCCGTCTTCGAGACCGCCGACACCATCCCGGCCTTCGACATCACCACGCTGTTCAAGGGTTTGCAGCCGGTGCTGGCCGAGCTGTCGCCCGCCGAGATCAATCAATTCGCGACCAGCATGCTCGCGGTCATCCAGGGCGACGGCACGGGCCTGGGCCCGGCGCTGGACGCGGTCGACAAGCTGAGCCGCCACGTCTCCGACCGCCAGGCGGTGGTGTCGACGCTGGTGTCGAACCTCGCCACGATCTCCGATCACCTCGGCGGCAGGTCGGGAAACACCATGGAGCTCATGGCGAATCTGACGAATCTGTTCGTCAACATCACCGACAAACTCCCGGGGCTGGTCCAGTTCTCCCGCACCATACCGCCGATCCTGAAACCGCTGCGGAGCACGCTGGCCACCCTGGGTGTGAGCGGTGACCGCGGTCAGGACCTGGATGCCTTGCTGCAGCACGCGATTCCCGATCCGCACGAGGCCGCGGTGGTGTTCGGGCGGCTGCCCGGCCTGCTCCAGACCATGGCGGCGGCCGTCCCGCCCAGCGGCCCCGACGCCGCGCTCACCTGTTCGCACGGCACCGCCGCGGCCCCCGCGCCACTGCAGCTGCTCATCTCCGGACAGAGGATCACGCTATGCAACAGATGA
- a CDS encoding alpha/beta hydrolase → MTANHRQIRFDSNGILCDAWFFDPGAGGPLERSGRCPVVVMAHGFGGTKDSGLAPFAHALRDLGLAVFAFDYRGFGASGGQPRQRVSMAAQLADYRAAIEAAGRQPGVDPGRVVLWGVSMSGGHALTLAADRPDVCAVIAMVPLVSGPAAGVLAWKELGAKAIAGSTVTAVRSALSARLGREPVTMPLVGRPGDRAALTAAGYRESYLALAGPTWRNEVDAAVALELGGYRVGRHAGRISAPVLVQIADFDRVAPPHAAAKVAFKARAEVRHYPGDHFDLFPDRPCFAAAVEHQRHFLRRHLADTR, encoded by the coding sequence GTGACCGCGAACCATCGGCAGATCCGATTCGATTCGAACGGAATACTGTGCGACGCTTGGTTTTTCGATCCCGGTGCGGGTGGTCCGCTGGAGCGGTCCGGGCGCTGTCCCGTGGTGGTGATGGCGCACGGCTTCGGCGGCACCAAGGACTCCGGTCTGGCGCCGTTCGCACACGCGCTGCGCGATCTGGGGCTGGCCGTCTTCGCCTTCGACTACCGGGGTTTCGGCGCCTCGGGCGGACAGCCGCGCCAGCGGGTGTCGATGGCGGCGCAACTGGCGGACTACCGCGCCGCGATCGAGGCGGCCGGGCGGCAGCCGGGCGTCGACCCCGGGCGCGTGGTGCTGTGGGGTGTGTCGATGTCGGGCGGACACGCGCTGACCCTGGCCGCGGACCGGCCCGACGTGTGCGCGGTGATCGCGATGGTCCCGCTGGTCTCCGGCCCGGCGGCGGGCGTGCTGGCCTGGAAAGAATTGGGAGCCAAGGCGATCGCCGGTTCCACGGTCACCGCCGTGCGCAGCGCGCTGTCCGCCCGGCTGGGCCGCGAGCCGGTGACCATGCCGCTGGTCGGCCGCCCCGGGGACCGCGCCGCGCTGACCGCCGCGGGCTACCGGGAGAGCTATCTCGCCCTGGCGGGTCCGACCTGGCGCAACGAGGTGGACGCCGCGGTCGCCTTGGAGCTCGGCGGCTACCGGGTCGGTAGGCACGCCGGGCGTATCTCGGCTCCCGTGCTGGTGCAGATCGCCGATTTCGATCGGGTGGCGCCGCCGCACGCCGCGGCGAAGGTGGCGTTCAAGGCGCGCGCGGAGGTCCGGCACTACCCCGGCGACCACTTCGACCTCTTCCCGGACCGGCCGTGCTTCGCCGCGGCGGTCGAGCACCAACGCCATTTCCTCCGAAGGCATCTCGCGGACACCCGATGA
- a CDS encoding flavin-containing monooxygenase gives MYLPRTAVIGAGISGLTAGKMLADYGVPYVCFESSDRVGGNWAFGNPNGHSSAYRSLHIDTSKHQLSFRDFPMPADYPDFPHHTQIKRYLDDYCAAFDLAAAIEFGNGVTAARRLPGGGWELETERGAARRFDLLVVANGHHWDPRYPDFPGEFTGETLHAHHYIDPRTPLDFRDQRILVVGLGNSAADIAVELSSKALGNRLTLSTRSGAWIVPKYIAGRPADKYFRTFPYIPASWQRKVAQWGQPLTAGRPENYGLPTPNHKFFEAHPTQSVELPLRLGSGDVLPKPDIARLDGRTVHFRDGSSDEFDVIIYATGYNITFPFFDPEFISAPDNRIDLYKRMFLPGIEDLVFAGFAQATPTLFPFVECQARLVGAYAVGRYRLPAEAEMRRVIVTDQQRYTGHMLDRPRHTQQVDYFLYEHDMRVRELPEGARRAASAGPPRWSRAGEAPVEQEAGR, from the coding sequence ATGTATCTACCGCGGACGGCCGTCATCGGCGCCGGCATCAGCGGGCTGACGGCAGGCAAGATGCTCGCCGACTACGGCGTGCCCTACGTCTGCTTCGAATCGTCCGACCGGGTCGGCGGCAACTGGGCGTTCGGCAATCCCAACGGCCACAGCAGCGCCTACCGATCGCTGCACATCGACACGTCCAAGCATCAGCTGTCGTTCCGCGACTTTCCGATGCCCGCGGACTATCCGGACTTCCCGCACCACACACAGATCAAGCGGTATCTCGACGACTATTGCGCCGCTTTCGATCTCGCGGCGGCCATCGAGTTCGGCAACGGCGTCACCGCGGCGCGGCGGCTACCCGGCGGCGGCTGGGAACTCGAGACCGAGCGCGGCGCGGCGCGGCGATTCGATCTGCTGGTGGTGGCCAACGGGCACCACTGGGATCCGCGCTACCCCGACTTCCCGGGCGAGTTCACCGGCGAGACGCTGCACGCGCACCACTACATCGATCCCCGCACCCCGCTGGACTTCCGGGATCAGCGAATCCTGGTGGTCGGGCTGGGCAACAGCGCGGCCGACATCGCGGTGGAACTGTCGTCGAAGGCGCTGGGCAACCGGCTCACCTTGTCGACCCGCTCGGGCGCGTGGATCGTGCCGAAGTACATCGCCGGTCGTCCGGCCGACAAGTATTTCCGCACCTTCCCGTACATCCCGGCGTCGTGGCAGCGCAAGGTGGCCCAGTGGGGCCAGCCGCTGACGGCGGGGCGTCCGGAGAACTACGGCCTGCCGACGCCCAATCACAAGTTCTTCGAGGCACATCCGACCCAATCGGTGGAGCTGCCGCTGCGGCTGGGCTCCGGCGACGTGCTCCCCAAACCCGACATCGCCCGCCTCGACGGCCGCACCGTGCACTTCCGCGACGGCAGCAGCGACGAGTTCGACGTGATCATCTACGCCACCGGCTACAACATCACCTTCCCGTTCTTCGACCCGGAGTTCATCAGCGCGCCGGACAACCGGATCGACCTGTACAAGCGCATGTTCCTGCCCGGTATCGAGGATCTGGTGTTCGCCGGATTCGCGCAGGCGACGCCGACACTGTTCCCGTTCGTGGAATGCCAGGCCCGGCTCGTCGGCGCCTACGCCGTCGGTCGCTACCGGTTGCCCGCGGAGGCCGAGATGCGGCGGGTGATCGTGACCGACCAGCAGCGCTACACCGGGCACATGCTCGACCGCCCACGGCACACTCAGCAGGTCGACTACTTCCTCTACGAACACGACATGCGGGTGCGCGAGCTGCCCGAGGGCGCCCGCCGGGCCGCGAGCGCGGGACCGCCACGCTGGTCGCGGGCGGGGGAGGCGCCGGTGGAACAGGAGGCGGGCCGGTGA
- a CDS encoding ABC transporter permease, with translation MGAQALRIAALDAVRLRFQVHETLAQAWFLIKVTAIPSILMAIPFGVIVSAQVGNIVSQLGADSMIGAAGGLGVIKQGAPMAAAMLLGGAGSAAIAADLGARTIREEVDAMRVMGVDPVQRLVVPRIAAMMLVAPMLTSLIIVVGIASGFAVAVTALDVTPGSYWDSFGSFTTPVDLWVAVLKSFVFGFLVVVIACQRGLEAKGGPRGVADGVNAAVVMSIAAVTVLNTAITQVVTMFIPVRMA, from the coding sequence ATGGGCGCGCAGGCGCTGCGCATCGCCGCACTCGACGCGGTCCGGCTGCGGTTCCAGGTCCACGAGACACTCGCCCAGGCATGGTTCCTGATCAAGGTCACCGCGATCCCCAGCATTCTGATGGCCATCCCGTTCGGCGTCATCGTCTCGGCCCAGGTCGGCAATATCGTGTCCCAGCTGGGCGCGGATTCGATGATCGGCGCGGCCGGCGGCCTCGGGGTGATCAAGCAGGGTGCGCCGATGGCGGCCGCGATGCTGCTGGGCGGCGCGGGCTCGGCGGCCATCGCGGCCGATCTCGGCGCCCGCACCATCCGGGAGGAGGTCGACGCCATGCGCGTGATGGGTGTCGACCCGGTGCAACGCCTGGTGGTGCCGCGCATCGCCGCCATGATGCTGGTGGCGCCGATGCTCACCAGCCTCATCATCGTCGTCGGCATCGCCTCGGGCTTCGCGGTCGCGGTCACCGCGCTGGATGTCACCCCGGGCAGCTACTGGGATTCGTTCGGCTCCTTCACCACTCCGGTCGATCTCTGGGTGGCGGTGCTCAAGTCGTTCGTGTTCGGTTTCCTGGTCGTCGTCATCGCCTGCCAGCGCGGCCTCGAGGCCAAGGGCGGCCCGCGCGGCGTGGCCGACGGGGTCAACGCCGCCGTCGTCATGTCGATCGCCGCGGTCACCGTCCTCAACACCGCGATCACTCAGGTGGTCACCATGTTCATCCCGGTGAGGATGGCGTGA
- a CDS encoding MarR family winged helix-turn-helix transcriptional regulator, with translation MAESDADIAREIAVGLLRVVNKINQGRRTPRRYGAGPPLTMLEAEMCFLISHRSGITGSEIAQRLGVTRSAMSQNIAKLKQKGLVSELPDAADAKRKKLFVTAAGQRAADVADDYGRRMAAELFTTLRAELESYLRLVTKWENFLDAARDAW, from the coding sequence GTGGCCGAAAGCGATGCCGACATCGCGCGGGAGATCGCCGTCGGCCTCCTGCGAGTGGTCAACAAAATCAACCAGGGTCGGCGGACGCCGCGCCGTTATGGCGCGGGGCCGCCGCTGACCATGCTGGAGGCCGAGATGTGCTTCCTGATCTCGCATCGTTCCGGCATTACCGGCAGCGAGATCGCGCAGCGGCTCGGCGTAACGCGTTCGGCGATGTCGCAGAACATTGCCAAACTGAAGCAAAAAGGTCTTGTTTCCGAATTGCCGGATGCCGCCGACGCCAAGCGTAAGAAACTTTTCGTCACCGCGGCGGGACAACGGGCCGCGGATGTGGCCGACGACTACGGCCGCCGGATGGCCGCCGAACTGTTCACCACGTTGCGGGCCGAATTGGAGAGCTATCTGCGGCTGGTCACGAAGTGGGAGAACTTTCTCGACGCGGCGCGCGACGCCTGGTGA
- a CDS encoding MlaD family protein — protein sequence MLAKILGSRGLMSAAVVIVLVVAAATALQLSRSGPGTRAYCAEMPDSIGLYEGSAVTVMGVQVGEVTDIRPDGGRTRVGFTVRSDRKLPPDVGAVTVSENLIADRNLALIGAEPAGPGWDPGTCITRSLTPKSLSETFDALAGLADKLNGAGDPAQHNAFGAGLDAVDRATAGTGDEINAVIQQLGEALAAPDAAIGHIGQLLDALSELAHRANGGWAQVKDTVIRLPQAFHDINTLAFPPVVEIVAALADVLPQLNDVFMMFGTPAVRALDATPGLPRLLAAGVGSLTELIRMAPAIATGFAGAVDPVSGRLTLGYAPPKLALPHQDADRVCTAVQAVTGQRCAAAENGTVAVPALPLLLAGVSAR from the coding sequence ATGCTCGCGAAGATTCTCGGCTCCCGGGGCCTGATGTCGGCGGCGGTGGTGATCGTCCTCGTCGTGGCGGCCGCGACCGCCCTGCAACTGTCCCGATCCGGCCCCGGTACCCGCGCCTACTGCGCCGAGATGCCCGACAGCATCGGCCTGTACGAGGGCAGCGCCGTCACCGTGATGGGCGTGCAGGTCGGCGAGGTCACCGATATCCGGCCCGACGGCGGGCGGACCCGTGTCGGCTTCACCGTGCGGTCCGATCGCAAGCTTCCCCCCGATGTCGGTGCGGTGACCGTGAGCGAGAATCTGATCGCCGACCGGAATTTGGCGCTGATCGGCGCCGAACCCGCCGGTCCCGGTTGGGATCCCGGCACCTGCATCACCAGATCCCTGACACCCAAGAGTCTTTCGGAAACCTTCGACGCCCTCGCGGGGCTCGCCGACAAGCTCAACGGCGCGGGAGATCCCGCCCAGCACAACGCTTTCGGCGCCGGGCTCGACGCGGTCGATCGTGCGACCGCGGGCACCGGGGACGAAATCAACGCCGTGATCCAGCAACTCGGCGAAGCGCTCGCCGCGCCGGACGCGGCCATCGGGCACATCGGGCAGTTGCTCGACGCCCTCAGCGAACTCGCGCACCGCGCCAACGGCGGGTGGGCACAGGTGAAGGACACGGTCATCCGGCTGCCGCAGGCCTTCCACGACATCAATACCCTCGCCTTCCCGCCGGTCGTGGAGATCGTCGCGGCGCTCGCCGACGTGCTCCCACAGCTCAACGATGTGTTCATGATGTTCGGTACCCCCGCGGTACGGGCGCTCGACGCCACTCCCGGGCTGCCGCGGCTGCTCGCGGCCGGAGTCGGCTCGCTCACCGAGCTCATCCGCATGGCACCGGCCATCGCGACGGGGTTCGCCGGCGCCGTGGACCCGGTCAGCGGCCGCCTGACGCTCGGCTACGCGCCGCCGAAACTCGCACTGCCGCACCAGGATGCCGATCGGGTCTGCACCGCCGTGCAGGCTGTCACCGGACAGCGGTGTGCGGCGGCGGAGAACGGCACGGTCGCCGTGCCCGCCCTGCCCCTGCTGCTGGCGGGGGTGAGTGCCCGATGA